From Myxococcales bacterium, a single genomic window includes:
- a CDS encoding VWA domain-containing protein, which yields MRSLVLGLGVTLLLGALLPAACAASDSGGPGASNGGSGGTNVGGSGGPDGSAATGGLVSGGGSGGGGGLDPDASCAKYSQEAKQASAAMLFVVDGSASMAQSAKWGNAQAATIAAIDKDAFDNTSLGLVRFPATFTDPPKCLCDYACAPLGGCDIATCKALAFPTGIACGVSFLPQVQISDSTTQKSNQGGVRKQIYDYLASPSNGPVTDPSDASPIYDAMTAGYTALRGQNIDRRIMVLITDGGFSCTSVSNPVRPGYTDGACNDWEYPDSVNALIKQNYDDPQKPIFTFIVGVPGSDSTGAMQGTYATAPYNMLLALSTYAVTGAPSSVPADCDKTAKFTPTGAAPTKACHFDLSKAGNFNADQLATAIEQIRGKALGCVFDIPTPPPGEVVDKNKTNVNLTLEGKTDTLPKRSDPTDTCATSPCWDFKGEKQIELIGKACEDLSKAKDAKVEIFSGCTQIIK from the coding sequence ATGCGGTCCTTGGTGCTTGGTCTTGGGGTGACACTTCTGCTTGGCGCTTTGCTCCCCGCTGCGTGCGCGGCCTCCGACAGCGGCGGCCCCGGCGCGTCGAACGGCGGCTCGGGTGGCACCAACGTCGGAGGCTCTGGAGGCCCGGATGGCTCGGCCGCTACGGGTGGTCTCGTCAGCGGCGGCGGCTCAGGCGGCGGCGGTGGACTCGACCCGGACGCCTCCTGTGCGAAGTACAGCCAAGAGGCCAAACAGGCCTCCGCGGCGATGCTGTTCGTGGTCGACGGCAGCGCCAGCATGGCGCAGAGCGCAAAGTGGGGAAACGCCCAGGCCGCCACCATCGCGGCCATCGACAAGGACGCTTTCGACAACACCTCGCTCGGCCTGGTGCGCTTCCCCGCGACCTTCACCGACCCGCCCAAGTGCCTGTGTGACTACGCCTGCGCGCCCCTCGGCGGCTGCGACATCGCAACCTGCAAGGCCCTCGCGTTCCCGACCGGCATCGCCTGCGGGGTTTCCTTCCTGCCGCAGGTACAGATCAGCGACTCGACCACCCAGAAGAGCAACCAGGGTGGGGTGCGCAAGCAGATCTACGATTACCTGGCCAGCCCGAGCAACGGCCCGGTCACCGACCCGTCGGATGCGTCTCCGATCTACGACGCAATGACGGCCGGATACACCGCGCTCAGAGGGCAGAACATCGACCGGCGCATCATGGTGCTGATCACCGACGGTGGGTTCTCGTGTACCTCGGTCTCGAACCCGGTGCGGCCCGGCTACACCGACGGAGCCTGCAACGACTGGGAGTACCCCGACAGCGTGAACGCGCTGATCAAACAAAACTACGACGACCCGCAGAAGCCGATCTTCACGTTCATCGTCGGGGTGCCGGGCTCGGACAGCACCGGGGCCATGCAGGGCACGTATGCGACGGCGCCGTACAACATGCTCCTGGCGCTGAGCACCTACGCCGTGACGGGAGCGCCGAGCTCCGTGCCGGCCGACTGCGACAAGACGGCGAAGTTCACGCCAACCGGGGCAGCGCCGACCAAAGCCTGCCATTTCGACCTGTCGAAGGCCGGCAACTTCAACGCCGATCAGCTGGCAACGGCCATCGAGCAGATCCGCGGCAAGGCGCTGGGTTGTGTGTTCGACATTCCGACGCCGCCCCCGGGTGAGGTCGTCGACAAGAACAAGACCAACGTGAACCTGACGCTCGAAGGCAAGACGGACACCCTGCCGAAGCGCTCGGATCCGACCGACACCTGCGCAACCAGCCCGTGCTGGGATTTCAAGGGCGAGAAACAGATCGAGCTGATCGGCAAGGCGTGTGAGGATCTGTCGAAGGCCAAAGACGCCAAGGTCGAGATCTTCTCGGGCTGCACCCAGATCATCAAGTGA